A window of Rhododendron vialii isolate Sample 1 chromosome 13a, ASM3025357v1 contains these coding sequences:
- the LOC131313714 gene encoding anthocyanidin reductase ((2S)-flavan-3-ol-forming), with protein sequence MAASKTACVIGGSGYVAATLIKMLLEKGYAVNTTVRDPDNHKKVSHLVAFESLGSLKIFKADLTDAESFDAPIAGCDLVFHVATPVNFASEDPENDMIKPAIQGVLNVLKACAKAGTVKRVILTSSAAAVSINQLNGTGIVVDESHWTDVEFLSSAKPPTWGYPVSKTLAEKTAWKFAEENNIDLVTVIPSLMAGPSPTVDVPSSIGLAMSLITGTEFLINALKGMQMVSGSISITHVEDVCRAHIFVAEKESASGRYNCCVVNTSVPELAKFLKNRYPQYNIPTDFGDFPSKSKVIISSEKLTKEGFSYKYGIEDVYDQCVEYFKSKGILQN encoded by the exons ATGGCAGCTTCCAAGACGGCTTGCGTTATCGGTGGCAGCGGATACGTGGCGGCGACGCTCATCAAGATGTTGCTTGAGAAAGGCTACGCCGTCAACACCACTGTCAGGGACCCCG ACAATCACAAAAAGGTCTCCCACCTTGTAGCATTTGAGAGTCTGGGCAgcttaaaaatattcaaagcaGACCTTACTGATGCAGAGAGCTTTGATGCCCCAATAGCAGGTTGTGACCTGGTCTTCCATGTTGCAACCCCAgtcaactttgcttcagaagaTCCAGAG AATGACATGATAAAGCCAGCAATCCAAGGAGTGCTCAATGTTTTAAAAGCCTGTGCCAAAGCAGGGACAGTCAAGCGTGTCATTTTGACATCGTCAGCAGCTGCTGTATCGATCAATCAGCTCAATGGGACTGGTATAGTCGTCGACGAGAGTCACTGGACCGATGTCGAATTTTTGTCTTCTGCAAAGCCACCCACTTGG GGTTATCCTGTATCAAAGACCCTAGCGGAGAAAACAGCTTGGAAATTTGCTGAAGAGAACAACATTGATCTTGTTACTGTCATCCCTTCTCTTATGGCTGGTCCTTCTCCCACAGTAGACGTTCCTAGTAGTATTGGTCTTGCCATGTCCTTGATCACAG GGACTGAGTTCCTTATAAATGCGTTGAAAGGTATGCAAATGGTTTCAGGGTCTATCTCCATAACCCATGTCGAAGATGTTTGTCGTGCCCATATATTCGTGGCCGAGAAAGAATCGGCTTCTGGTCGTTATAATTGCTGTGTTGTCAATACCAGTGTTCCAGAGCTTGCCAAGTTCCTGAAGAACAGATACCCACAGTACAATATCCCTACCGA TTTTGGAGATTTCCCTTCCAAATCCAAGGTGATCATCTCGTCTGAAAAGCTCACCAAAGAGGGATTCAGCTATAAGTATGGGATCGAAGACGTTTACGACCAATGCGTGGAGTACTTTAAGTCCAAGGGGATTTTGCAGAACTGA